From uncultured Campylobacter sp., a single genomic window includes:
- a CDS encoding DJ-1/PfpI family protein: MKVAIVLANGFEEIEAVSLIDILRRADIDAVSVGLDKKCVCGTHGVEMISDEILDDIKVSEFDMIVLPGGLPGAENLAKSEKLGKILRDFDANNTKIGAICAAPWALATAGVLKSSYTCYPGFENQIAHPGYTNAANVVKDQNIMTSKGPATAMEFALQIVRELKGEQVYSKLKSDLLFK; the protein is encoded by the coding sequence ATGAAAGTAGCGATCGTTTTGGCAAACGGTTTTGAAGAGATCGAGGCGGTAAGTCTGATCGATATTTTGCGTCGCGCGGATATTGATGCGGTATCCGTGGGGCTGGATAAGAAATGCGTCTGCGGCACACACGGCGTAGAGATGATCTCCGATGAAATTTTAGACGATATAAAAGTTTCGGAATTTGATATGATCGTTTTGCCAGGCGGCTTGCCCGGAGCCGAAAATTTGGCAAAGAGCGAGAAGCTCGGTAAGATTCTACGTGACTTTGATGCAAATAATACAAAAATTGGCGCAATATGTGCTGCTCCGTGGGCGCTAGCTACCGCAGGTGTGCTAAAAAGCTCTTACACTTGTTATCCAGGTTTTGAAAATCAGATCGCTCACCCAGGCTATACAAATGCGGCGAATGTCGTAAAAGATCAAAATATAATGACTTCGAAAGGTCCTGCTACTGCGATGGAATTCGCACTACAAATCGTCCGTGAGTTAAAAGGCGAGCAGGTTTATTCCAAGCTAA